The Acidobacteriota bacterium genomic interval TACTCGGCGCTGATGTCGAAGGTCATGCAGGACGGTACCGGCCGCATCAAGTTCCCGATCAACGAGCCGGCGACCGGCCGCCGCAAGTCCCAGGTGGCGGAGTACCTCGACTACTTCGGCGGACCGGGCGTGCAGCACATCGCTTTCGCCACCGACGACATCGTGGAGACCGTCTCGCGCATGCGGGCGCGGGGCATGACGTTTCTCTCCGTGCCCGCCGCGTACTACGACGACCTGCCGGCGCGCGTCCCGGCGATCGGCCCGTATACCGGCGTGCTCGCCGGCCTCGGCATCCTGGCCGACCGCGACGAGGACGGCTACCTGCTGCAGATCTTCACCGAACCCGTCCAGGACCGGCCGACGGTGTTCTTCGAGGTGATCGAGCGCCGCGGGTCCAAGGGCTTCGGCCAGGGAAACTTCAAGTCGCTCTTCGAAGCGATCGAGCGCGAGCAGTCGCGCCGCGGCAACCTCGTGGAGGCAGCGGCGTCATGAGCTACTACGTCCGGCGGGGCGAGGTGCCGCACAAGCGTCACACGCAGTTCCGGCAACCCGACGGCTCCCTGTACCACGAGGAGGTCATGGGCATCCATGGCTTCGCCGGCATCCAGTCGCTGCTCTATCACGTCCGGCCGCCGACCGAGATCGAAGGCGTCCTCTCCTCCGACGGGGACGAGCTGCGCTACGAGCCACAGGGCGCGCTGCGGCACCGGCTGATACGGACGGCGGGCGTCGGGCCGTCCGGCGACGCCGTCGGGGGCCGGGTGCCGCTGATGGCCAACGCGGACCTGCGCGTCTCGGTCGTGCGGCCGGTGGAGCCGATGGACTACTGGTACCGCTATGCGCACGGCGACGAGCTGATCTTCGTTCACTACGGCGAGGGGGTCCTGGAGAGCCAGTTCGGATCGCTGCGCTACCGCCCCCACGACTACCTGGTCATCCCCACCGGCGTCCTCTGGCGCATCCTCCCGGATAGCGGGAGCGACCAGCGGATGCTCGTCGTGGAGTCCGCCGGCGGGCACCTGGAGCCGCCGGCCCGCTACCGCAACCGTCACGGCCAGTTCGTCGAGAGCGCGCCCTACGGCGAACGCGACATCCGGCCGCCGGACGTGCTGGAGACGCACGACGAGCGGGGCGCGTTCGAGGTCCGCGTCAAGGCGCGCGGCCGGGTGACCCGCTACTTCTACGGCCACCATCCGCTCGACGTCGTCGGTTGGGACGGCCACCTGTGGCCCTACGCGTTCAACGTCGACGACTTCGAGCCGATCACCGGCCGCGTGCACCAGCCGCCGCCCGTGCACCAGACGTTCGAGGGACCGGGATTCGTGGTCTGCTCCTTCGTCCCGCGGCTGGCCGACTACCACCCGCTGGCGATCCCGTCCCCCTACAACCATTCGAACGTCGACTCGGACGAGGTCATCTACTACGTCGAGGGCAACTTCATGTCCCGGCGGGGAATCGAGCCGGCCGCCCTCACCGTGCACCCCAACGGGATCCCCCACGGCCCGCATCCCGGCGCCTACGAAGCGTCCATCGGCAAGCAACGCACCGACGAGCTGGCCGTGATGGTCGACACGTTCCGGCCCTTGCGCCTGACGGCCGAGGCAACGGCCCTCGAGGACGAGAGCTACGCCGGAAGCTGGTCGCCGGTGACGTTGCGCAGCATCTAGGAGCCCGCGGGGATACGCCGCGTGGCATCGAGGGAGGACGACCATGACGGGCAAGGACTTCGAGACGTTCAAGGAGACGGTCGACCGCAAGCTCATGCACCACCCCGTGGTGGTGGACAACGCCTACACCGCCTGGTTCGCGGAAGGTCACGTTCCTCTCGACCACCTCCGGCACTTCACCGTCCAGTTCTCGGTGTTCTCCAACCAGTTCCTGCTCGCCGCGCTCAACCGCGCGATCAACGCCGGCACGCTCGAGGCGGCGCGCGAGAGCAAGGAGATCCTGATGAACGAGCTCGGCGTCATCTATGTCGACCCGGAGCGCGCTCGCCCCGACGTGCGACCCGGCAACGCCGACCGCATCCACGTCGACCGGGAACGCAGGTGCCCCGACGCGCGGACCGTCGACGCCGACCGCGAGGGAGATCCGGCCCTGGTATCGACCACGGGAACCGTCGAGGGCGGCACGTTCCGCTTTCAGGCGGCGCACTTCGAGTGGCTGCTGCGCTTCGGCGCCACCCTCGGCCTGCGCTTCGGCGACATGGGCAAGCGCCGCCACGGCGACCCGAGCACGCTGTTCTTCTGCGACGAGCTGTTCCGACTCTACGGCAGCGACGACTACAACGAGGCGATGGGAGCGTCGTTCGCCGTCGAGAACTGGGCCGCGGCCGGCTTCTGGAAGGAGCTGATCGCCGGACTCGAGCGCGTGAAGGCCGAGCAGGTCCCCGCCCTGCCGCTCGCCTTCTTCACGTGGCACGACAAGCTCGAGGCGAACCACCGCGACCACGTCTGGCACGAGCTGCGGGCGTGCTACGACTCGCCGTCGTTCGAGGACGAGGCGTTCATCGCGGCCGGCGTCACGATGCTGGATGCGGTGAAGGCGTTCTGGGACGGCCTGTACGCGGCGCGGCCGAAGGCGCCGCGGGTTCTGAAGAACACATGGGTCGAAGAGGCCAGCTTCGTTGCAGGCGAACACCGCCATGCAATCCGAACCGCAACAACGACAAGGGCATAACGAGCATCCCGCCGGCGCGGCCGCACCCTACTGGCTC includes:
- a CDS encoding homogentisate 1,2-dioxygenase, translating into MSYYVRRGEVPHKRHTQFRQPDGSLYHEEVMGIHGFAGIQSLLYHVRPPTEIEGVLSSDGDELRYEPQGALRHRLIRTAGVGPSGDAVGGRVPLMANADLRVSVVRPVEPMDYWYRYAHGDELIFVHYGEGVLESQFGSLRYRPHDYLVIPTGVLWRILPDSGSDQRMLVVESAGGHLEPPARYRNRHGQFVESAPYGERDIRPPDVLETHDERGAFEVRVKARGRVTRYFYGHHPLDVVGWDGHLWPYAFNVDDFEPITGRVHQPPPVHQTFEGPGFVVCSFVPRLADYHPLAIPSPYNHSNVDSDEVIYYVEGNFMSRRGIEPAALTVHPNGIPHGPHPGAYEASIGKQRTDELAVMVDTFRPLRLTAEATALEDESYAGSWSPVTLRSI